A segment of the Candidatus Zixiibacteriota bacterium genome:
CAGAGTTAACACATGTGAAAGAAGATGTATATTAAGAATGATAGGTTGCGCTTCGACAGTATGATTATCCATTTTCAGCGTCATCGTCCGGGGGACGGTTGCATCGGCGGCTTTGCCGGCCATCTGGGCCCACGTCATGGCCAGGCGCGGCAGTTTTTTGGTTCCCTGCCGGTTAATCATGTGGGGTACGAGTCCGGCCGTTAGAGAGCCCAAAAAGAAGGCGCCGTTGGCCAGCCCGGCGTCGATGCGGGTTTGATAGCCGGCGCGAATGATATTAAGAGCCTCCTCGGCATCAGTATGTCCGAAGAGGGACAAAAATATGTTATTATGCAAGCCGGTCGGGACGATTCCCAAAAGCCCCTTGGCGCGGGAAATCCGGGCGGCGGCGAAGCGAACCGACCCGTCTCCGCCAAAGACAATTATGGCAAACGGTTTATTACGAATTGCCTGCGCAATCGCCTTTTCGAATTCCTTCCAATGCTCGACCGTATCGGTATGGCATTCCCATCCCGAACGGCGCAATCGTCTCTGGAGCCTCTGGGCCAACTTGACCGGTTGGTCGGGATC
Coding sequences within it:
- a CDS encoding diacylglycerol kinase family protein, translated to MDKKKKKYTPRRPGRYKSPARRKKAYSLIVNTADFGFDPDQPVKLAQRLQRRLRRSGWECHTDTVEHWKEFEKAIAQAIRNKPFAIIVFGGDGSVRFAAARISRAKGLLGIVPTGLHNNIFLSLFGHTDAEEALNIIRAGYQTRIDAGLANGAFFLGSLTAGLVPHMINRQGTKKLPRLAMTWAQMAGKAADATVPRTMTLKMDNHTVEAQPIILNIHLLSHVLTLPFAPAAAPDDGRVVMVYDENCARDKITGFIRALKKDKYQYLDKIKMIRGHRLSISPAEGHTWMMDSEEVEFSGKEIVIEALHRVLRVFTNAPRKK